The bacterium genome contains the following window.
GCGCCTTTGACGCTTGAAATCAACCGGCTCAAGCGCGAAAAGAACGCGGTGATCCTCGCCCACAGCTACCAGACGCCGGACATAATCTTCGGAATAGCCGACCACACCGGCGACTCGCTGGGCCTCTCCAAGGAAGCGGCGGCTACGGACGCGGACATAATCGTTTTCTGCGGAGTACGGTTCATGGCGGAGACCGCCAAGATTCTCTCGCCCGGTAAGACCGTGCTCATGCCGTCTCCGGAGGCCGGCTGCTCGCTGTCAGAGAGCATAAACGCGGCGGACGTGCGCGCGCTCAAGGCTGCGTACCCCGGCGTGCCGGTAGTCTGCTACGTCAACACAAGCGCCGAGGTGAAAGCCGAAAGCGACGCCTGCTGCACGAGCGCGAACGCGACGAAAGTGGTCAACGCCCAGGAGGGCGACAGCGTCATATTCATCCCCGACGAGCTGATGGCCCAGAACATCCAGGCCGAATCGCCGAAGCGGATAATCGCGTGGAAGGGAAAGTGCATCGTCCACGAGGAATTCGACGTGACCGCGATTTCCGAATGGAAAAAGCAGCATCCGGGATTGAAAGTGCTGGTGCATACCGAGTGCGATTCCGCGGTCGTCGCCGCGGCGGACATGGCCGGCTCGACCGAGGGGATGATCAACTTCGTCAAGAACTCGGACGCAAAGGAGTTCATGCTCGTCACCGAGTGCGGGCTCTCCGACCGGCTGCGCGTCGAATTCTCGGGCCAGCAAAAGGAATTCATCGGAAGCTGCGTGCTGTGCCCGTATATGAAAATGGTCGAGTTGCCGCACGTTTTGGAATGCCTGACCGACCCGAAGCCGGAGCAGATCGTCACGCTGGACGCGGACATAATCAAGCGCGCACGGCGTGCGATAGACCAGATGATTAAGTATTAGGTCGCACTGCGTCCGGATTTAATTCCGGGACGCTACCCCTCAATCCCGATCTCGGCAAGCAGGTTGCGCGCGATCACGAGGCGCTGGATTTCGTTCGTGCCTTCGTAAATCGTCGTGATCTTGCTGTCGCGGAAGAAGCGCTCGGCGGGAAAATCGGTCGTGTACCCGTAGCCGCCCAGGATCTGCACGGCGCGCTCGGCCACCCATACCGCCGTCTCGCTTGCGTACATCTTGGCCATCGCGCTTTCCATCGTGTGCTTCATCCCCTGCTCTTTCATCCAAGCCGCCTTGTATACGAGCAGCCGGGAGGCCTCGATGCGCGTGCGCATCTCCGCAAGGTAATTGCCGATGGCCTGGAAGCCCAGGATCTTCTGGCCGAACTGCTCGCGCTCGTTCGCGTACTTCAGCGCGCACTCGTACGCGCCCTGCGCGATGCCGAGAGCCTGCGCCGCGATCCCGATACGCGAAACGTCCAGTGCATTGAAGGCGATTTTGACGCCTTCGTTTTCCTTGCCCATCAGGTTTTCGGCCGGGACTTCCACGTTTTCATACACCATCTCCGCGGTGTCGCTTGCGCGGATGCCAAGCTTGTCCTCGGTCTTCGAAACTGTAATCCCGGGTGTGTTTTTTTCAACCAAAAAACAGCTGATGCCTTTTGCGGGCTTCGCGCTTTGATCCGTACGCGCGAACAAAACAACCAGGTCCGCGATTTTCCCGTTCGTAACCCAAAGCTTGGTTCCGTTGATTATGTATTTGTCGCCTTGCTTGTCGGCGCGGCATTTGAGGCTGGCCGCATCCGAGCCGCTTCCGGCTTCGGAAAGGCTGTAGCATGCAATCCATTCGCCGCTTGCCATCTTCGGCAAGTACTTTTGTTTTTGCTCTTCGCTGCCCCAGTTGACAATCGTTTTGCCGGTCAGCCCCGCGTGCACCGCCATGCATACCGCGAACGACGCGTCGCAACGGGAGAGCTCTTCTATCACAATGCTTTCCGAAATGTCGTCGAGCGGCTGCCCGCCGTACTGCTCCGGAATGGTCATCCCAGTGAATCCGAGCTCTCGCCATTTGTTCCAAGCGTCCCATGGAAATTCCTTGCTTTTGTCGCGCGCAGTAGCGCCGGGCAAAAGCTCGGTTTCCGCGAACTGGCGCACCGTTTCGCGAACCATTTGCTGATCTTCCGTGTATCCGAACTGCATGACGGCCTCCCAAACTTCAAACGTTGAAGCGGCCGGATTATAACACCGGACGGCGATTGTGAACCGGCGCGCAAGGCGTGAAACACGCGATTTTCTCCGGGACATCCTTTGATTTCACAAGGGGCCGCAAT
Protein-coding sequences here:
- the nadA gene encoding quinolinate synthase NadA, coding for MPSTVDTTPGEAAIAAETERLLSLLDPVHWNREACEMVAPLTLEINRLKREKNAVILAHSYQTPDIIFGIADHTGDSLGLSKEAAATDADIIVFCGVRFMAETAKILSPGKTVLMPSPEAGCSLSESINAADVRALKAAYPGVPVVCYVNTSAEVKAESDACCTSANATKVVNAQEGDSVIFIPDELMAQNIQAESPKRIIAWKGKCIVHEEFDVTAISEWKKQHPGLKVLVHTECDSAVVAAADMAGSTEGMINFVKNSDAKEFMLVTECGLSDRLRVEFSGQQKEFIGSCVLCPYMKMVELPHVLECLTDPKPEQIVTLDADIIKRARRAIDQMIKY
- a CDS encoding acyl-CoA dehydrogenase family protein produces the protein MQFGYTEDQQMVRETVRQFAETELLPGATARDKSKEFPWDAWNKWRELGFTGMTIPEQYGGQPLDDISESIVIEELSRCDASFAVCMAVHAGLTGKTIVNWGSEEQKQKYLPKMASGEWIACYSLSEAGSGSDAASLKCRADKQGDKYIINGTKLWVTNGKIADLVVLFARTDQSAKPAKGISCFLVEKNTPGITVSKTEDKLGIRASDTAEMVYENVEVPAENLMGKENEGVKIAFNALDVSRIGIAAQALGIAQGAYECALKYANEREQFGQKILGFQAIGNYLAEMRTRIEASRLLVYKAAWMKEQGMKHTMESAMAKMYASETAVWVAERAVQILGGYGYTTDFPAERFFRDSKITTIYEGTNEIQRLVIARNLLAEIGIEG